Proteins encoded together in one Camelina sativa cultivar DH55 chromosome 9, Cs, whole genome shotgun sequence window:
- the LOC109126435 gene encoding uncharacterized protein LOC109126435 has protein sequence MDVHNAFLHGDLEEEVYMKLPPGFHTADPMKVCRLRKSLYGLRQAPRCWFEKLALALRTFGFKQSYPDYSLFSFVRNGIILHVLVYVDDFIIAGNNLAEIDRFKTYMSKCFHMKDLGKLKYFLGIEVYRGPDGIFLSQRKYAQDIIQEAGLRGAKTFATPVEPNHKLASATGPVLKRPEEYRRLVGRLIYLSITRPELSYIVHILSQFMQTPLLPHWEAAIRVVRYLKGCPAQGILLRSDSVTSLIAYCDSDWNACPLTRRSLSAYVVFLGSSPISWKTKKQHTVSNSSAEAEYRAMAYTLREIKWLRQLLDTFGLYTSRPIQLYCDSQAAIHIAANPVFHERTKHIESDCHQVRDAVQDRLITTEHISTKDQVADILTKALPRLAFDKLLSKFGVRYHPPPT, from the coding sequence ATGGACGTTCATAATGCCTTTCTTCACGGGGATTTAGAGGAAGAGGTTTATATGAAATTACCTCCTGGCTTTCATACCGCTGATCCTATGAAGGTATGTCGCCTTCGCAAATCTCTTTATGGTCTTCGACAGGCTCCACGTTGTTGGTTTGAGAAACTTGCTTTGGCTTTGCGCACGTTCGGGTTCAAGCAGAGCTATCCCGattactctctcttctccttcgtccgCAATGGCATCATTCTGCATGTACTGGTCTACGTCGACGATTTCATTATTGCTGGTAATAATCTCGCCGAGATTGACCGGTTCAAAACATACATGAGCAAGtgctttcatatgaaagatctcGGCAAGCTTAAGTACTTCTTGGGTATAGAGGTTTATCGCGGGCCTGACGGTATCTTCCTCTCCCAACGTAAGTATGCTCAAGACATCATTCAAGAGGCTGGTCTACGTGGAGCCAAGACATTTGCTACCCCGGTTGAACCAAATCATAAGCTCGCTTCTGCTACAGGTCCGGTTCTTAAGCGACCCGAAGAGTACCGTCGTCTTGTTGGTCGCCTTATTTATCTCAGTATTACTCGTCCGGAACTCAGTTACATTGTTCACATTTTATCTCAGTTCATGCAGACACCTCTTCTCCCTCATTGGGAAGCTGCCATTCGCGTGGTTCGGTATCTTAAGGGCTGTCCGGCTCAGGGAATTCTCCTTCGTTCAGATAGTGTTACTTCTTTAATCGCCTATTGTGATTCTGACTGGAATGCTTGTCCTCTTACTCGACGGTCCCTCAGCGCTTATGTGGTTTTTCTCGGCTCTTCTCCGATATCTTGGAAGACTAAGAAGCAACATACTGTTTCTAACTCTTCGGCGGAGGCTGAATATCGTGCCATGGCCTATACTCTTCGTGAAATCAAATGGTTACGTCAACTGCTCGATACTTTTGGGTTGTACACTTCTCGGCCTATTCAACTATACTGTGACAGTCAGGCCGCCATACACATTGCGGCTAACCCTGTCTTCCATGAACGCACGAAACACATTGAGTCCGACTGCCATCAAGTTCGGGATGCTGTTCAAGATCGCCTCATTACTACCGAGCATATCTCTACCAAAGATCAGGTTGCTGATATTCTTACGAAGGCTTTACCACGTCTTGCCTTCGATAAGCTTCTGTCCAAGTTCGGCGTTCGTTATCACCCACCGCCAACTTGA
- the LOC104715347 gene encoding uncharacterized protein LOC104715347, with protein sequence MSLIPGATPSVYTLNASDNPGALISSVVLNEHNYSEWATELMNSLQAKQKLGFIDGTIPKPTTEPDLSSWKAANSMIIGWIRTSIDPAIRSTVSFVSDAKDLWASLKQRFSTGNGVRRQLLKDEISACRQDGQPILAYYGRLTKLWEELQNYKTTRACTCAAAPDIAKEREDDKVHQFLFGLDERFRPIRSTITDQEPLPDLNHVYSRVIREEQNLNASRLKDAGKTETIGFSVQAVPSLSSPQVAAVSAPRPRDRSSLSCTHCHRQGHDISECFLVHGYPDWWLEQNRHDGSSNTMARGSHGRGTNNRGTTTRGGRYNSSGNRGRGRANAVNTRSPSTSTNWASDSIAQLISLLQAQRPNTSSEKLSGKTRSTDVIIDTGASHHMTGDLRLLSNVVDIVPSPVTKPDGSASRATKRGTLTLNDQYDLPDVLFVPDFNCTLISVAKLLKHTGCIAVFTDTLCFLQDRFTRTLIGAGEEREGVYYFTGVLAARVHKVVKESSSAILWHQRLGHPSTGVLLSLPEFSFLVVILMCSRVVILVFVLNKHVTFFQPVLIKLHLVLSLYIAMFGVLTAHRLLVVLSISLLLLMTSRDLSGRSSWLKNLMSLVYYVIFVP encoded by the coding sequence ATGAGTTTGATCCCAGGTGCTACTCCTTCCGTCTATACTCTCAACGCATCTGATAACCCAGGTGCTTTGATCTCTTCCGTTGTTCTGAATGAACACAACTACTCTGAATGGGCTACTGAGCTCATGAATTCTCTCCAGGCCAAACAAAAACTTGGCTTTATTGATGGCACCATCCCAAAACCTACTACAGAACCTGATCTATCTTCATGGAAAGCTGCTAACTCCATGATTATTGGCTGGATTCGAACCTCTATCGATCCCGCCATTCGTTCTACCGTTTCTTTTGTCTCCGACGCTAAGGATCTTTGGGCTAGTCTCAAACAGCGGTTCTCCACTGGCAATGGTGTTCGACGCCAACTCCTCAAAGATGAGATTTCCGCTTGTCGACAAGATGGACAACCTATTCTCGCTTACTATGGGCGTTTGACTAAACTATGGGAGGAACTGCAAAACTACAAGACTACCAGGGCGTGTACGTGTGCAGCTGCTCCGGACATTGCTAAAGAACGTGAAGATGATAAGGTTCATCAATTCCTTTTCGGGTTAGATGAACGGTTCCGTCCTATTCGCTCCACCATCACGGATCAGGAGCCTTTACCAGATCTGAATCATGTGTACTCTCGGGTTATTCGTGAAGAACAGAACCTCAATGCCTCTCGCTTGAAGGATGCTGGTAAAACTGAGACCATTGGATTTTCTGTCCAAGCCGTACCATCTCTGTCTTCGCCACAGGTCGCTGCTGTCTCTGCTCCTCGACCCCGCGACCGTTCTTCCTTGTCTTGCACTCATTGTCATCGCCAGGGACATGACATCAGCGAGTGTTTCTTGGTTCATGGTTATCCCGACTGGTGGCTCGAACAGAATCGCCACGATGGTTCCTCCAACACTATGGCTCGCGGCTCTCATGGTCGTGGTACCAATAACCGTGGGACTACAACTCGCGGTGGTCGCTACAACTCTTCTGGCaatcgcggtcgtggtcgtgccAATGCTGTCAACACCCGCTCTCCTTCTACGTCCACTAACTGGGCTTCCGATTCTATTGCTCAGCTGATCTCTCTCCTTCAAGCACAACGTCCGAACACCTCTTCTGAGAAGTTGTCTGGTAAAACTCGATCCACTGATGTTATTATTGATACAGGAGCCTCACACCACATGACCGGCGATTTACGTTTACTCTCTAATGTGGTTGATATTGTTCCCTCGCCGGTCACCAAACCCGATGGGTCTGCTTCTCGTGCCACCAAACGAGGCACCCTTACGCTCAACGATCAATATGATCTTCCTGATGTGCTTTTTGTGCCCGACTTTAACTGCACCTTAATCTCTGTTGCTAAGCTTCTCAAGCATACTGGTTGCATTGCTGTCTTTACTGACACCTTATGTTTCTTGCAGGACCGTTTTACGAGGACTTTGATTGGTGCGGGTGAGGAACGTGAGGGGGTGTATTATTTTACGGGTGTTCTCGCGGCTCGTGTTCACAAGGTCGTCAAAGAGTCTTCTTCGGCAATCTTATGGCATCAACGACTAGGACATCCTTCTACCGgtgttttgctttctttaccAGAATTTTCCTTTCTCGTTGTGATCTTGATGTGCTCAAGAGTTGTGATACTTGTTTTCGTGCTAAACAAACACGTGACGTTTTTCCAACCAGTCTTAATAAAACTACATCTTGTTTTGAGCTTATACATTGCGATGTTTGGGGTCCTTACCGCACACCGTCTTCTTGTGGTTCTGTCTATTTCCTTACTGTTGTTGATGACTTCTCGCGATCTGTCTGGACGTTCCTCATGGCTGAAAAATCTGATGTCTCTCGTTTACTACGTAATTTTTGTGCCATGA